In Acaryochloris marina S15, a single genomic region encodes these proteins:
- the metK gene encoding methionine adenosyltransferase — protein MPKRYLFTSESVTEGHPDKVCDQISDTILDALLTQDPASRVAAEVVVNTGLVLLTGEITTKAQVNFVDLVRQKITEIGYTDSDNGFAANSCSVLVALDEQSPDIAQGVDSAQETREEKSDQELDAIGAGDQGLMFGFACNETPELMPLPISLAHRVTRRLAAVRKTQLGYLRPDGKSQVTVTYEDGRPVGIDTVLVSTQHDATIGDITAPAAVQAKIKEDLWNAVVLPIFADIDIKPDENTRFLVNPTGQFVVGGPQGDAGLTGRKIIVDTYGGYSRHGGGAFSGKDPTKVDRSAAYACRYVAKNIVAAGLAEKCEVQLSYAIGVARPVSILIETFGTGKVDEDRLLQVVQENFELRPAGLIQTFGLTKLPGERGGRFYQEVAAYGHFGRTDIDLPWEATDKADLLKQALSPAMSGNA, from the coding sequence TTGCCTAAGCGTTATCTTTTCACTTCAGAATCTGTGACTGAAGGCCATCCCGATAAGGTTTGTGATCAAATTTCTGACACGATTCTTGATGCTCTACTCACTCAAGACCCCGCTAGTCGGGTCGCTGCTGAAGTAGTAGTTAACACTGGCCTCGTTCTCTTAACTGGAGAAATTACCACTAAAGCCCAAGTTAACTTTGTAGATTTAGTCCGTCAAAAAATCACTGAGATTGGTTATACCGACTCCGATAATGGCTTTGCAGCTAATAGCTGCTCTGTCCTAGTGGCATTGGATGAGCAATCTCCAGATATTGCCCAAGGGGTTGATTCAGCTCAGGAAACTCGCGAAGAAAAAAGCGATCAAGAGCTGGATGCCATTGGTGCTGGCGACCAAGGTTTAATGTTCGGGTTTGCCTGCAATGAAACACCCGAACTGATGCCCTTGCCCATCAGCCTTGCTCACCGAGTCACTCGACGATTGGCAGCCGTGCGCAAAACCCAATTGGGTTATTTACGACCGGATGGTAAATCTCAGGTTACCGTCACCTACGAAGATGGTCGTCCTGTAGGGATTGATACGGTTCTGGTTTCGACCCAGCATGACGCCACCATTGGCGATATTACCGCTCCTGCTGCAGTACAGGCCAAAATTAAGGAAGATCTGTGGAATGCAGTTGTACTGCCTATCTTTGCCGATATCGACATCAAACCCGATGAAAATACTCGGTTCCTCGTTAATCCCACGGGCCAATTTGTCGTGGGAGGCCCTCAAGGTGATGCCGGACTCACGGGACGGAAAATTATTGTAGATACCTACGGGGGTTATTCCCGTCATGGCGGTGGCGCTTTCTCCGGTAAGGATCCCACAAAAGTAGACCGTAGTGCAGCCTATGCCTGCCGATATGTGGCCAAGAATATTGTGGCCGCTGGATTGGCAGAGAAATGTGAAGTACAGCTCAGTTACGCCATTGGCGTTGCCCGACCTGTCAGCATTTTGATTGAGACCTTTGGTACTGGCAAGGTTGACGAAGATCGCCTCCTGCAAGTGGTTCAAGAAAATTTTGAACTTCGTCCAGCTGGATTGATCCAAACCTTTGGCTTAACCAAACTCCCCGGTGAGCGTGGCGGTCGGTTCTACCAAGAAGTGGCGGCTTATGGTCATTTCGGTCGGACTGATATAGACCTGCCCTGGGAAGCCACCGATAAAGCTGATCTGCTCAAGCAAGCCCTTAGCCCTGCAATGTCTGGCAACGCTTAA
- a CDS encoding HAD family hydrolase, with protein MATVHCLDHTFTNIEAIVFDKDGTLADVESFLKSLGQKCSSVLEAKVPGVQDPLLRAFGIEETYINPAGLLAVGSRYENKIAAAAYVAATGRNWLEALEMVESTFNEADTYLIPKAEHTPLLANSLETLNTLSKAGLKLGILSADSSDNVQEFLATYHLQALFQAAQGVDGTISKPDPSLFIDICAQMETPPNRTLMIGDAPVDMKMAKSADAAGCIFVTWGWHAPIPTHLADISLDSWQQLTISP; from the coding sequence GTGGCCACCGTTCACTGTCTGGATCATACCTTTACCAATATTGAAGCCATCGTTTTTGATAAAGATGGCACATTAGCAGACGTAGAGTCTTTTCTTAAGAGCTTAGGGCAGAAATGCTCAAGCGTTCTAGAAGCAAAAGTTCCAGGTGTTCAAGACCCCCTATTACGAGCTTTTGGTATAGAAGAGACCTATATCAACCCAGCCGGGTTACTAGCTGTGGGGAGTCGTTACGAGAACAAAATTGCTGCTGCCGCCTATGTTGCCGCAACTGGACGCAACTGGTTAGAGGCACTAGAGATGGTTGAATCCACTTTTAATGAAGCCGATACCTATTTAATACCGAAAGCAGAGCATACTCCCCTACTTGCCAACTCCTTAGAAACCTTAAATACATTGTCAAAGGCAGGGCTGAAGTTAGGAATATTATCTGCAGATAGTAGTGACAATGTCCAAGAATTCTTAGCTACCTATCATCTGCAAGCACTATTCCAAGCTGCCCAAGGTGTTGACGGTACGATTTCGAAACCCGATCCCTCCTTATTCATTGATATTTGCGCTCAGATGGAGACACCCCCCAACCGAACTCTGATGATTGGGGATGCTCCTGTAGATATGAAAATGGCAAAATCTGCAGATGCAGCAGGTTGCATATTCGTCACTTGGGGATGGCATGCTCCAATCCCCACCCACCTCGCCGATATTTCCTTAGACAGCTGGCAGCAGCTCACCATCAGTCCATAG
- a CDS encoding bifunctional 2-polyprenyl-6-hydroxyphenol methylase/3-demethylubiquinol 3-O-methyltransferase UbiG, producing the protein MLWVKGTEGYAAATERFVVATHGIAFQDLHQSILQFIPTDPSHVLDVGSGIGRDAAALAEIGHTVVAVEPTREFLSVAQSLYGTSIEWIDDSLPLLQSLEDRKEGFDFVLASAVWHHIDQDERRIALTCIADLLRPTGIFALSLRHGPAGVGTHIFPTDGQETVQEAERVNLKPLLVLENQPSLVKGKKNVTWTRIVLQKVSESLPSDEA; encoded by the coding sequence ATGCTATGGGTCAAAGGAACTGAAGGATATGCGGCAGCTACCGAACGATTTGTTGTAGCGACTCATGGGATCGCATTTCAGGATCTGCATCAATCGATCCTTCAGTTTATCCCCACCGATCCATCCCATGTATTGGATGTTGGCTCGGGGATTGGCCGAGATGCCGCTGCCCTTGCTGAAATAGGACATACCGTAGTTGCCGTAGAACCCACTAGGGAATTTCTCTCGGTTGCACAAAGTCTTTATGGCACCAGCATTGAGTGGATCGATGACTCTCTACCGCTATTACAAAGTCTTGAGGACCGCAAGGAAGGGTTTGATTTTGTCCTGGCATCAGCGGTTTGGCATCATATCGATCAGGATGAACGAAGAATTGCCCTAACGTGCATCGCCGATTTACTACGACCCACAGGGATTTTTGCCCTCTCTCTGCGTCATGGTCCTGCAGGAGTGGGCACGCATATATTTCCTACGGATGGCCAGGAAACAGTGCAAGAGGCAGAAAGGGTGAATTTGAAACCGCTACTCGTATTGGAAAATCAGCCCAGCTTGGTCAAAGGCAAGAAAAATGTGACTTGGACTCGGATTGTTCTACAAAAAGTCTCAGAAAGCTTACCCAGTGATGAGGCTTGA
- a CDS encoding class I SAM-dependent methyltransferase yields MWNQRYADNSYIYGTEPNSFLAEHTDILLNPVLSLAEGEGRNAVFLASLGFLVHGVDGSEVGLTKAQGLAHSKGVEIQTEVADLGLFEPLANHYGSVISISAHLPSVIRNRLYPLVEQCLKPNGIILLEAYSENQITRDTGGPKDLDMLMTCAKVEQEFPNCEPILMRELEREVCEGKYHTGMASVIQFIAKKKESLNCQD; encoded by the coding sequence ATGTGGAATCAACGCTACGCTGACAACAGCTATATATATGGAACTGAACCGAATTCATTCCTAGCCGAACATACAGATATTCTCCTCAACCCAGTCCTATCTCTGGCGGAAGGGGAAGGACGAAATGCTGTATTTCTCGCTTCATTAGGATTTTTGGTACACGGCGTGGATGGCTCCGAAGTAGGCCTTACCAAAGCCCAAGGACTGGCACATTCAAAAGGCGTAGAAATCCAAACAGAAGTGGCTGATCTTGGCCTGTTTGAGCCACTAGCAAATCATTACGGATCGGTTATTTCAATCTCAGCCCATCTTCCCAGCGTGATTCGGAACAGACTTTACCCGTTAGTCGAGCAATGTCTAAAACCCAATGGCATTATCCTGCTTGAAGCCTATTCCGAAAACCAAATCACTCGGGATACGGGCGGCCCCAAAGATCTCGATATGCTCATGACCTGTGCCAAAGTTGAACAGGAATTTCCGAACTGTGAGCCGATTCTTATGAGGGAACTTGAGCGGGAAGTCTGTGAAGGGAAATACCATACTGGCATGGCCTCAGTCATACAATTCATCGCCAAAAAGAAAGAAAGCCTAAATTGCCAAGACTAA
- a CDS encoding HigA family addiction module antitoxin — protein sequence MENGRLPIIHPGEILKLEFLEPLDLTPYRLSKDIGVAQTRISEILSGKRSITADTALRLSQYFGNSAQFWLNLQTQYDLRQAQETNRDVYSHIPTVQLTHLPS from the coding sequence ATGGAAAACGGTCGTCTGCCAATTATTCATCCCGGTGAAATCTTGAAACTAGAGTTTCTTGAGCCACTAGATCTCACACCTTATCGTTTGAGTAAGGATATCGGTGTTGCTCAAACAAGAATTAGCGAAATACTGTCTGGAAAGCGTAGCATTACCGCTGATACAGCCCTTCGTCTATCACAGTATTTTGGCAACAGCGCTCAGTTCTGGTTGAATTTACAGACACAATATGATTTGCGCCAAGCCCAGGAAACCAATAGAGATGTATACAGTCACATTCCAACCGTACAACTTACTCACCTGCCATCCTAA
- a CDS encoding type II toxin-antitoxin system RelE/ParE family toxin, with the protein MIVGFSSKETKLIFDGSTSRVYPPDIQKIALRKLLILDAATSVNDLRIPPGNRLEKLVRDRQGQYSIRINSQWRICFTWTAENDADQVEIVDYH; encoded by the coding sequence ATGATAGTAGGCTTTAGCTCCAAAGAAACTAAGCTTATCTTCGATGGCTCCACATCTCGTGTATACCCACCCGATATCCAAAAGATTGCACTACGCAAACTCCTCATACTTGATGCCGCGACATCAGTGAATGATTTGCGTATTCCTCCAGGAAATCGATTAGAGAAGCTAGTGAGAGATCGCCAGGGACAATACAGTATCCGTATCAATAGCCAATGGCGGATCTGCTTTACCTGGACAGCGGAAAATGATGCTGATCAAGTTGAAATCGTTGATTACCATTGA
- a CDS encoding GNAT family N-acetyltransferase: protein MLLIRQAKLHDLEAVKTFYSQCRYGGGCQKEDLILMAYLETQLAGVVRLCPENKVTVLRGMQVMKPSQGQGIGRQLLQACVKQLSDQICYCIPWTHLVEFYRLGGFDTALLKEIPDFLQKRFEGYRKRKVEVSIMRRLPIP, encoded by the coding sequence ATGCTGCTCATTCGCCAAGCAAAATTACATGATTTAGAAGCAGTCAAAACGTTTTATAGTCAGTGCCGCTATGGTGGTGGATGTCAAAAAGAAGATTTAATCTTGATGGCGTATTTAGAAACGCAACTTGCGGGCGTAGTACGGCTTTGTCCAGAGAATAAAGTGACTGTCCTCCGTGGCATGCAAGTGATGAAGCCTTCTCAAGGGCAGGGGATTGGTCGCCAACTCCTTCAAGCCTGTGTCAAGCAACTTAGCGATCAGATTTGTTACTGCATCCCTTGGACACATCTAGTGGAATTTTATCGACTGGGTGGATTTGACACAGCCCTATTAAAGGAGATACCAGACTTTCTCCAAAAAAGATTTGAGGGATATCGAAAGCGGAAGGTGGAAGTCAGCATCATGCGACGATTACCCATCCCCTAA
- a CDS encoding ABC transporter ATP-binding protein/permease, producing MERFNLQVLGRFWKIAISYWNSEEKWKARGLLLLVMVLSLGYTGLSVLLNNRRGVMISALSAQDEARFWQTIMIFLGVLVAYAPIFAGYTYLRDRLGLQWRRWLTNRYVDNYFSNRAYYNLNNLHTDIDNPDQRIAEDVKSFTQGSLTFLLIIVDSLLGIIAFSSVLWKISSSLVLFLVLYAVLGTVVTVGVFGKGLVRLNFAQLKKEADFRFSLVRIRENAESIAFYRGEQQEADQVKDRFMEAFENFKNLIIWQLNLNVFSNAYEFLPFILPAIVVAPGIFAGELEVGKVSEAQGAFIRIFFSLNLIVARFQELTSFGAGIDRLYTFAENIEQPSQIETEESTESDAEEQEPIQTTFTVEEGEGLSLADLTLMTPNYQRTLITDLSISLLEGEGLLVKGPSGCGKSSLLRAMAGLWNSGQGTIHRPQPKDILFLPQRPYMIVGSLRDQMIYPNMEIEASDEELKAILQQINLPDLDERFDGFDSVEDWSSVLSLGEQQRLTFARLLLNKPQYAILDEATSALDLSNEASLYEQLQHLETTFLSVGHRSTLTNYHERTLKLAADTTWELSESERVLEGNAIA from the coding sequence ATGGAACGATTTAATTTGCAAGTCTTAGGGCGATTTTGGAAAATTGCCATTAGCTATTGGAATAGCGAAGAAAAATGGAAAGCGCGGGGATTGCTCCTGCTCGTCATGGTGCTTTCTCTGGGCTATACCGGCTTAAGCGTGCTTCTCAACAATCGTCGAGGGGTGATGATTTCAGCCCTTTCAGCCCAGGATGAAGCCCGGTTCTGGCAAACCATCATGATCTTCCTGGGAGTCCTGGTGGCTTATGCACCTATTTTTGCCGGTTATACCTATTTGCGGGATCGATTAGGACTGCAGTGGCGACGCTGGCTAACCAATCGCTATGTGGATAACTATTTCAGCAATCGAGCCTACTATAACCTCAACAATCTGCATACAGACATCGATAACCCCGACCAGCGAATTGCTGAAGATGTCAAAAGTTTTACCCAGGGATCACTCACTTTCCTGCTGATTATTGTCGATTCCCTGTTAGGGATAATCGCCTTTAGCAGCGTATTGTGGAAGATTTCTTCTTCATTAGTATTGTTCTTAGTGCTTTATGCCGTCCTGGGCACCGTCGTCACGGTGGGAGTATTTGGGAAAGGGCTGGTCAGGCTAAATTTTGCCCAGCTCAAGAAAGAAGCTGATTTCCGTTTTAGTCTGGTACGCATTCGCGAGAATGCGGAATCAATTGCCTTCTATCGGGGAGAGCAACAGGAAGCCGATCAGGTCAAAGATCGGTTTATGGAAGCCTTTGAGAACTTCAAGAACCTGATTATTTGGCAGTTGAATTTGAATGTGTTTTCCAATGCCTATGAGTTTTTGCCCTTTATCCTGCCTGCCATTGTCGTGGCTCCTGGCATCTTTGCAGGTGAACTTGAGGTGGGTAAGGTCTCTGAAGCCCAAGGCGCATTTATTCGGATCTTCTTTTCCTTGAACTTGATTGTGGCCCGTTTCCAAGAGTTAACCTCTTTTGGGGCAGGCATTGATCGTCTCTATACCTTTGCTGAAAACATAGAGCAGCCTAGCCAAATAGAAACAGAGGAATCAACAGAGTCTGACGCCGAAGAGCAAGAGCCTATTCAGACCACCTTTACTGTCGAGGAAGGGGAAGGCTTATCCCTGGCTGATCTAACCCTGATGACTCCTAACTATCAGAGGACCTTAATTACTGATCTCTCTATATCTTTGTTGGAGGGAGAAGGACTCTTGGTCAAAGGGCCAAGTGGATGTGGTAAGAGTTCATTACTGCGGGCGATGGCTGGTCTATGGAATTCGGGCCAAGGCACCATCCACCGTCCTCAGCCAAAGGATATTCTCTTCCTACCTCAGCGTCCTTATATGATTGTGGGCAGTCTCCGGGATCAGATGATTTATCCCAATATGGAAATTGAGGCCAGTGACGAAGAGCTTAAGGCCATTTTGCAGCAAATTAATCTACCGGATTTAGATGAACGGTTTGACGGCTTTGACTCGGTGGAAGATTGGTCTTCAGTTCTATCTTTGGGAGAACAGCAGCGACTCACTTTTGCCCGCCTCTTACTCAATAAACCCCAATATGCCATTCTCGATGAGGCTACGAGTGCTTTGGATTTAAGCAATGAAGCTTCGCTATATGAGCAGTTACAGCATCTGGAAACAACCTTTTTGAGCGTGGGCCACCGATCAACCCTAACGAATTATCACGAGCGCACCCTGAAGTTGGCAGCAGATACGACTTGGGAATTATCTGAGTCTGAGAGGGTGTTAGAAGGGAATGCGATCGCGTAA
- a CDS encoding inositol monophosphatase family protein — MSNSPTPRQILETLLPPLRLAAAYSKNIQPVIAACPEKTDQQNHFGAALSDADLSIQTLVEVALLGAYPQIRFYGEEYEKTANTKYFRAIDLGPDGDYLVTLDPIDGTRFYLDGHDNYQIIVGVLNQDEYEAVLAISPAQDCYYYALRGVGTFLGSLESSLDQCQKLQLENPKPLIYLGWGLSDRLPDVGPAYQINDLKTAYTADTFAPNINAILKGEFAGAILESGKFIDGAAIAFLAQEAGCIVTTFTGDPLPPLQTSQNYQRPGLIVATSATVHQDLMQAVAQHLLISAS; from the coding sequence ATGTCTAATTCACCTACGCCTCGGCAGATTCTAGAAACGTTATTACCGCCTTTAAGACTAGCCGCTGCCTATTCCAAAAATATTCAGCCCGTGATTGCAGCTTGTCCCGAAAAAACCGATCAGCAAAATCACTTTGGCGCTGCTTTATCAGATGCCGATTTGTCGATTCAAACTTTGGTGGAAGTGGCCCTTTTAGGGGCTTATCCTCAAATCCGGTTCTACGGGGAGGAGTATGAAAAAACGGCGAATACTAAATATTTCCGAGCCATTGATTTAGGGCCAGATGGAGATTATTTAGTCACCCTCGATCCTATTGACGGCACCCGCTTCTACCTAGATGGTCATGATAATTATCAAATTATTGTGGGTGTTCTGAATCAAGACGAATATGAGGCAGTCCTCGCCATTTCACCGGCCCAGGATTGCTATTACTATGCCCTGCGGGGCGTAGGGACCTTTTTGGGTTCTCTAGAATCCTCCTTAGACCAGTGCCAGAAACTCCAACTTGAGAATCCAAAACCTCTTATTTATTTGGGTTGGGGACTCTCGGATCGCCTTCCTGATGTTGGTCCTGCTTATCAAATCAATGATCTGAAAACGGCCTATACCGCAGATACCTTTGCACCCAATATCAATGCCATTCTCAAAGGAGAATTTGCTGGTGCCATCTTGGAATCGGGTAAGTTTATCGATGGAGCTGCCATTGCTTTCTTAGCCCAGGAAGCAGGCTGTATCGTCACCACATTTACGGGAGATCCTCTGCCGCCCTTACAGACCAGTCAAAACTACCAACGACCCGGCTTAATAGTGGCAACTTCAGCGACGGTTCACCAAGATCTGATGCAGGCTGTCGCTCAACACTTACTGATTTCAGCGAGTTAG
- a CDS encoding DUF6765 family protein: protein MQIDFHNGVTYIVARLAGFDHPEANVIAHCAQYVDDATNSGLIRFNNGTVFNHISSAHKLLDYRNFRQLANYQVWIPFHFLPGNEGLSAHQNPNGTFINKLICRPNSHVAQDMLRECIQLRQTDHGLYRLGIAMHVYADTWAHQGFAGVNHQVNEARKLIDSRGNLDLKFTKKVKAYFKKKVVDNFTGHLLSEVFPLGHGAVLGHPDKPFLKWGYTNGLNEKIIRNNPQDYLEAADHMCQWLQRYRLGDPDARVTGLPPKDKVVIAEHLPSITHKNNEIRYRQWLDLIGQGRFSFGIAHLSYVHKGIGSWKYDAIGTEALLDTGEEVFQYDSNFLESHWKQFHEALIAHRSYIVGTLLPQYDIHIKVNQPIKLTR, encoded by the coding sequence ATGCAAATAGATTTCCATAACGGCGTCACCTATATCGTGGCCCGTTTGGCTGGGTTCGATCACCCAGAAGCCAATGTCATTGCCCACTGCGCTCAATATGTTGATGACGCCACCAATTCTGGCTTAATTCGCTTTAACAATGGCACTGTATTCAATCACATTAGTTCTGCCCATAAACTGCTGGATTATCGGAATTTTCGCCAACTAGCAAACTATCAAGTTTGGATTCCGTTTCATTTTTTGCCGGGGAATGAGGGGCTGTCCGCCCACCAGAACCCTAATGGCACCTTTATTAATAAATTAATCTGCCGTCCCAATAGCCATGTAGCCCAGGATATGTTGCGAGAATGTATCCAGCTGCGCCAAACCGATCATGGTCTGTATCGGCTGGGCATTGCGATGCATGTCTATGCTGACACCTGGGCTCATCAGGGATTTGCGGGAGTGAACCACCAAGTGAATGAAGCCAGAAAACTCATCGACTCCCGGGGCAATCTCGACCTTAAATTCACTAAAAAGGTCAAAGCCTACTTCAAAAAAAAAGTCGTCGACAATTTTACCGGCCATCTTCTGAGTGAAGTCTTTCCCCTTGGCCATGGAGCCGTCTTAGGACATCCTGATAAACCCTTTTTGAAATGGGGCTATACCAATGGTCTCAACGAGAAAATCATCAGAAACAACCCCCAAGACTATTTAGAAGCGGCAGATCACATGTGCCAGTGGTTACAGCGCTATCGGTTGGGGGATCCAGATGCCCGAGTTACTGGGCTACCGCCAAAGGACAAGGTTGTCATTGCTGAGCACTTACCATCCATCACCCATAAAAATAATGAGATTCGGTATCGGCAGTGGCTAGACTTAATTGGCCAGGGGCGATTTAGTTTTGGCATTGCCCATCTTTCCTATGTCCATAAAGGCATCGGCTCTTGGAAATATGATGCGATTGGGACTGAAGCCTTGCTTGATACAGGGGAAGAAGTCTTTCAGTATGACTCTAATTTCCTAGAAAGCCATTGGAAACAGTTCCATGAAGCCTTGATCGCCCATCGCTCTTATATTGTCGGGACGTTGCTCCCCCAGTACGACATTCATATCAAGGTGAATCAACCCATTAAACTAACTCGCTGA
- the fghA gene encoding S-formylglutathione hydrolase — protein MSVSFTCRQETVCFGGTMGFYSHDSQTCRTPMNFAVYQPPQAETGPVPVLYFLSGLTCTEENFVTKAGAQRYAAEYGVMLVAPDTSPRDGETPGAEDDWDLGTGAGFYVNATADPWAKHYHMYDYVVEELPALIAQFFPANPERQSICGHSMGGHGALVCGLRNRERYRSISAFAPIVAPTRCPWGHKVFSRYLGVDMETWKQYDACELVHQYQDDRPLLVDQGTADSFLEEQLRPHLLQDACDQAQRPLTLRMQPGYDHSYYFIASFIGDHIKFHAEYLGL, from the coding sequence ATGTCCGTATCATTCACCTGTCGCCAGGAGACTGTCTGCTTTGGTGGCACCATGGGATTCTATAGTCATGACTCCCAAACCTGCCGCACCCCCATGAATTTTGCTGTGTATCAGCCTCCCCAGGCCGAGACAGGTCCGGTTCCCGTCCTCTACTTTTTATCGGGACTCACCTGCACAGAAGAGAATTTTGTAACCAAGGCGGGGGCTCAGCGATATGCGGCCGAATATGGCGTCATGCTCGTGGCACCCGATACCAGTCCTCGGGATGGCGAAACCCCAGGTGCCGAGGACGATTGGGATTTAGGAACTGGTGCAGGGTTTTATGTGAATGCAACGGCTGACCCTTGGGCCAAGCACTATCATATGTATGACTATGTCGTGGAAGAGCTACCGGCACTAATTGCCCAGTTCTTCCCTGCCAATCCTGAGCGACAAAGTATTTGTGGTCATTCCATGGGGGGACATGGGGCGTTGGTCTGTGGTTTGCGGAATCGCGAACGCTATCGGTCCATTTCAGCTTTTGCCCCGATCGTGGCTCCTACGCGCTGCCCTTGGGGACATAAAGTCTTTTCCAGATATTTAGGCGTGGATATGGAGACTTGGAAGCAATATGATGCTTGTGAATTAGTGCATCAATACCAAGATGATCGCCCTCTGCTGGTGGACCAAGGCACGGCGGACTCTTTTCTCGAAGAACAATTGCGGCCTCACTTGCTACAGGACGCTTGTGACCAGGCCCAGCGTCCCTTAACCCTAAGAATGCAGCCAGGCTATGACCATAGCTACTATTTCATCGCTAGTTTTATCGGTGATCACATCAAATTTCATGCCGAGTATTTGGGTTTGTAA
- a CDS encoding phycobiliprotein lyase, with the protein MDIQAFIQQSCGRWFTQRTCHQIGNLSSDAQSAQLCVEKLSLEDVAVLELCKAAETDPTLAQCAAKISWKGQGFQAQPQEAGELLMVALSNVSNQGEILQQVGSAPFMRLNFHIDEDQRLILTGTQDQLHLEERVWFASPNLRLRISLLKQANQLYQATWYSEVRMGVLPEPAPEELPHAASTK; encoded by the coding sequence ATGGACATCCAGGCATTTATTCAACAAAGTTGTGGCCGATGGTTTACGCAGCGCACCTGTCATCAGATTGGAAATTTATCTTCTGATGCCCAATCAGCGCAGCTTTGTGTGGAGAAGCTAAGCTTAGAGGATGTGGCTGTTTTGGAATTGTGCAAAGCGGCCGAGACTGATCCGACCTTGGCTCAGTGCGCCGCTAAAATTTCCTGGAAGGGACAAGGGTTTCAGGCCCAACCTCAAGAAGCGGGGGAGCTACTGATGGTGGCCCTATCGAACGTATCTAACCAAGGGGAAATACTACAACAGGTGGGTTCAGCCCCTTTTATGCGACTTAATTTTCATATTGACGAAGATCAAAGACTGATCCTAACGGGAACCCAAGATCAATTGCATTTGGAGGAACGGGTATGGTTCGCCAGCCCTAATTTGCGCTTGCGCATCAGTCTTTTAAAACAGGCGAATCAACTATATCAAGCGACTTGGTATTCTGAAGTGCGGATGGGGGTTTTGCCCGAACCTGCGCCAGAAGAACTGCCCCATGCCGCCTCGACGAAGTAA